CGATGGCATCGTGCGCTCCACTGGAGCGCGATCTGGCTCTGGCCCTTAGAGATCCAGCACCAACCGCGCCGAGCGCGCCCGCGACACGCACAGCATCATGCTCTGCTGCGCGGCTTTTTCCTCGTCGCTCAAGTACTGATCGAAATGCTCGGCCTCGCCTTCGAGGATCGCTGTCTCGCAGGTGCCGCACACCCCTTCACGGCACAGGCACTCGACCTTCGCGGCCTTGGACTTCTCGATGGCCTGGAGGATGGTCATGCCTTCCTCGACTTGCAGCTCGGTGCCCGAGCGGGCCAGCACCACGGTGAAGGCCGAACCTGTGGCCGGCGCGGCAGCGGCGAACTGTTCCCAATGCACACGGGACTCGGCGATGCCAGCGGCGGCGGCGGTGGCGATCACCGCGTCGATCAGCGGCTTGGGCCCGCACACATAGAGGTGGGCGTCATCGGCCAGGCCCGCGCACAGCGCGGCGAGGTCGAGCTTGCGGTCCAGGCTGTCGATGTAGAACCGCGTGTTGCCGGCATGCGGGCCTTGTTCCAGGTCGCCCTGGAAGGCGCCGTGTTCCGGGGCGCGGAAGGCGTAGTGCAGCTCGTAGGGAGTGGCGCCACCTTCCAGCTCGTGCAACTGCGCCAGGAACGGGGTGATGCCGATGCCGCCGGCGATCAGCACGTGGCGCCCGGCATCGGCGTTCAGGGCGAACAGGTTGTTGGGTGTGGAGATGGTCAGCTCGCTGCCCACCGCGACCTGGTTGTGCATGAACGCCGAACCGCCCTTGGACTGCTCCTCGAGCCGCACGCCGATCTGGTAGCTGTGCAACTGGCGCGGATCGCTCATCAGCGAGTAGGCATTGCTGAACTGGCTGCCGCAGGGCGACTGCATCTGCACGATCACGTGGCTGCCGCCGCTGAAGGCGGGCAGGGCGCCGCCGTCGGCGCGGGCCAGGGTGAAGCGCTTGATCTGTGGCGTGGCCTGTTCCACACCGGTCACGCGCACCTTGAACATCTCGTATTGCTTGGCCATGGCGTACCTCGACAACGAAGCCCCGCGCCAGGCCCTGGCGCGGGGCGGGGAGCTGGCGTGTGTTCAGTCGTCCAGGTGGGCGACCGCGATCAGGTTGTGGAAGTGGGCGATGCCGTGCTCGCTGACGCCGCTGCGCTGGGCGTCGACCATGATCCGGCCCTGGCCACGGTAGCCGCGGGACTTCAGGCCTTTCTGCACGCTCTCGACCAGGCGCAGGTCTTCCGGGCGGAACACTTCGCGGTACCAGTCGATCAGCTTCTGCTGCTCTTCGGTGATGTCCTTGTTGAGGAAGTAGACGTCGTAGTGCTGCAGGGTGGTTTCGGCATCGACCGGGAACTCGTAGATCACGGTCATGAAGTTGGCCCCTGGCGGTACGTTGAACATGGTGCATGGCCAGGCCCAGAAGCCGGCGAAGGACGGGTCTTTCACCGACTCATCGAACTTGAACGACTGCTCCGAAGGCTTGGCCAGGCCGTATTGCAGGGTCCAGTTGCCGTGCAGGCTGTGGCTGTACTGGCCGACATCCACCGAATCGGAGAAGCCGGGGTGGGCCGGGGCGCAGTGGTAGCACTCCAGGTAGTTGTCGACGATGGATTTCCAGTTGGCCGGAGTGTCGCTGACGAAGCGCGCGGCCAGGTGCAGGTCGTCGATCATCGCGCAGGCTTCGCGCATGCGCTTCTGCAGGCCCGGCAGCTGGTCTTCGACAGAGCCTGCGTCGTTGTCCATGTTGATGAAGATGAAGCCGGCGTATTCCTCCACGCGCAGCTGCACCAGGGTGGAATTGTCCTTGTCGAAGTTGGCCACGTTCTCGCAGTTGCGCGCATGGGCCAGCTCGCCGTCGAGCTTGAAGGTCCAGGCGTGGTACGGGCAGGTGATCACGTTCTTGGCCTTGCCGCTGCCCTCGAGCAGTTGGTGGCCGCGATGCGGGCAGACGTTGTAGAAGGCCCGCAGCACATCGTCGCGGCCACGCACGACGATGATGCTCTCGCCGATCACCTGGCGGGTGATGTAGGCGTTCTTCTCGGCGACTTCGCTGCGGTGGCCGACGCAGATCCAACTGCGGGCGAAGATCGCTTCCTTCTCGTGTTCGAAAACGGCGGCCTGGGTGTAGAACTTGGCCGGGAGGGTGAAGGCTTCCTCGGGGTTGGCGCAGAAGTCGGCGGGCAGGCGTTTGAAATCGTTCATGGCTTTATCTCGGTTCTTATTGGTTAACGCGTATCTGTTGGTTAACAAGCTGGGCAAAAAAATTTGCCTGAACGGGGGCGGGCAAGCCCGCTCCCAGGTTGTATTTCAGTGCAGCACGGCAGCGCTACGCGGCGCCTGCGGCTGCGGTTCCTCACCCGCCAGGCGGGTGGCCTCTTCCTCGATGCGGTACGCCGGCACCTGGCCGTAGTCGGCCGCCAGCCACTTGAAGAACCCGTAGATCTTCACCAGCAGGATCACCATGAACGGGATCGCGGTGAGCACCACGGCGGTCTTCATGGTCGACAGCGAGGCCTTGGCGAACAACATGGCCAGTGGCACCAGGGTCAGCACCACGCACCAGAACAGGCGCAGGGTGGGGCTTGGGTCTTCACCTTCGCGCAGGTTGCGGGTGCTGGTGGCGGCCACGGCGTAGGCGGCGGCGTCCATGTGCGAGGCGCAGAACACCGCCATGATGAACAGGTACGCGGCGAGGAACAGCGTGCCCCATGGCAGGGCCAGCAACAGGTCGGTCACCGCCGCTTCGCCACCGAGCGTGCCAAGCAGCTTGGGGACGTCGATCTGGCCGTTGATGAACTGGTGCATGCTGTAGCTTTCCAGCGCGCCGAAGAAGAACCAGCAACCGAAGCTGCCGCCCAGCAGCAGGGCGAACACCACTTCCTTGATCAGCCGGCCACGGGATACGCGGGCGACGAACATCGCCACGCCGGGGGCGTAGGACACCCACCACAGCCAGTAGAACACCGTCCAGTTGCGGGTAAAGGCGCCGTCGCCGGCGGGGTCGGTGAACAGGCTCATCTGCACGTAGTGCTGCAGCATCAGGCCGATGGAATTGGCGGTGTTGTTCAGGGTGAACTGGGTCGGGCCAACCAGCAGGACGATGGCGGCGAACACCAGGGCGCCGATGCAGACCATCTTCGACAAGCGCTGCAAGCCGCCGTCGATGCCGATGTACGAGCTCAGCGAGAACAGCAGCGCTACAGCGCCGATCACCAGCAACTGCACGGTGAAGGTGTTGGGGGTGCCGGCCAGGTCGGCAAGGCCGCGGGTCAGGGTCGAGGCGGTGAGCGCCAGCGACACGGTCAGCGCGCCCATCATGGTCAGCAGGAAGATCAGGTCGACGGCGCGGCCGACCGGGCCGGTGGCCTTGAAGCCGGTGACCGCCTCGATGATCGAGGCCAGGTTGAGGCCGCTCTTCTTGCGCACATGGAAGTGATAGGCCATGGCCAGCGAGGCCAGGGCGTAGATCGACCAGGCGCTGATGCCCCAGTGGAAGAACGAGTAGCTGACGCTGTATTCCAGGGCCTTGGCCGACATCGGCGCGATGTTCAGGCCTGGGGTCTGGTAGTAGTAGGCCCATTCCATCACGCCCCAGTACAGGGTCGAGGAACCCATGCCGGCGCAGATGAACATGAATACCCAGGTAGTAGTGGAGTATTCGGGCTTGCCGGCACCCAGGCGGATGTTGCCGTATTTGCTGAAGGCCAGGTACAGCACGGCCAGGGAACTGCCGAACACCAGTACCTGGACGCTGGTGCCGAAGGTGCGGGTGGCCACTTCGAACAGCTGGTTGGCCAGGTTTTCGGCCTGGGCAGGGAAGGCGGCAAGGCCGATCACGGTGAGCAGCACGGCCAACAGGCTCACGGCGATCAGGAACACGTCGATCTTTTTGTTATTGGGGGACATCAATTGTCTCCTGGAGCATTTTTTTTGTAGTAGGCGTCAGGCGTTGGGAAGTCCGTATCGAGGTTCTGTGTTTCCTTTCTGTTAACTAGTAGATAACAAGTATCTTTTGGTTGACAGATTCTGCATTGAATCGAAGTGGGTGGCAATAGGATCGTCGGACAATCCGGATGATTGGGCTGCGCTGTCGCTATCGCGGGGCAAGTCGCATCGGCCCCGCGATGACCTGATGCCGAATCAGGCGCCGAGCAGCTCGGCAATGGCCTTGCCCACTTCCTGGGTCGAGCGGCTGCCGCCCATGTCACGGGTGGTGTCGCCGTTGGCGATCACCGTCTCGATGGCCTTGAGGATGTCGTCGTGGGCCGCCTGGTAGCGGGCATCGTTGTTTTCCTGGCCGAGGAACTCGAGCATCAACGCACCGGACCAGATCATTGCGATGGGGTTGGCGATGTTCTTGCCGTAGATGTCCGGTGCCGAGCCATGCACCGGCTCGAACAGCGAGGGGAACTTGCGCTCGGGATTGAGGTTGGCCGACGGCGCGATGCCGATGGTGCCGGCGCACGCCGGGCCGAGGTCGGAGAGGATGTCACCGAACAGGTTGGAGGCCACCACCACGTCGAAACGCTCCGGCTGCAGCACGAAACGGGCGCAGAGGATGTCGATGTGCTGCTTGTCCCAGCTGATCTCGGGGTAGTGCGCGGCCATGGCGGCGGTGCGCTCGTCCCAGTAGGGCATGCTCACGGCCATGCCGTTGGACTTGGTCGCCGAGGTCACGTGCTTGCGCTCGCGGGTCTGCGCCACGTCGAAGGCGTACTTGAGGATGCGGTCGACGCCGCGGCGGGTGAACACCGATTCCTGCAGCACGAACTCGTTGTCGGTGCCTTCGAACATGCGCCCGCCCAGGGAGGAGTATTCGCCCTCGGTGTTCTCGCGGATCACCACGAAGTCGATGTCGCCGGGCTGCTTGTTCGCCAGCGGGCAGGGCACGCCGGGGAACAGGCGCACCGGGCGGATGTTCACGTACTGGTCGAAGTCGCGGCGGAACTTGAGCAGGGAGCCCCACAGCGAGATGTGGTCCGGGACCTTGTCGGGCCAGCCGACGGCGCCGAAGTACAGGGCGTCGAAGCCCTTGAGCTGGTCGAGCCAGTCGTCGGGCATCATCTTGCCGTGGGCCAGGTAGTAGTCGCAGCTGGCCCACTCGAAGAACTCGAACTGCAGGTCCAGGCCGTGCTTGCGGGCGGCGGCCTCGACCACGCGCAGGCCTTCGGGGAGGACTTCGTTGCCGATGCCGTCACCGGGGATGGCGGCAATCTTGAAGGTCTTGGTCATGGGGCGCATCTCGTGTCCAGGGAAGATGCAGGCCATGCTATAAGGCTGTGCTTCGGAGATAATCCGGCAATCCATCAATTCTTGGTACATGAAACGTGAATAATCTGCCGAACCTGGATGACCTCGACATCTTCCTGCAGGTGGCCCGCCGCGCCAGCTTCGCCGCGGTGGCGGACGAGCGCGGCATGTCGGCGGCATTCATCAGCAAGCGCATTCGCCTGCTGGAGGAAAGCCTCGGCGTACGCCTGCTGCACCGCACCACCCGGCGGGTGACGGTGAGCGAGGACGGCGAGCGCGTGTACCAGTGGGCGCAGCAGATCTTCGAGACCCTGCGGCGCATGGACGACGACCTCAACGCCGGCCAGCGCGAGCCGGCGGGGCAACTGCGCATCGCCAGCAGCCTGGGGCTGGGGCGGCGCTTCGTGGCGCCGGCGCTGTCGGAGCTGGCGGCGCGCTACCCTGGGCTGGACATCCGCCTGGATGTGCATGACCGCCTGGTGGACCTGATCGCCGAAGGGGTGGACCTGGACATCCGCGTCGGCAACGTCATCGCCCCGCACCTGATCGCCAAGCCCCTGGCACGCAACCGTCGGGTGCTGTGCGCCGCCCCTGGTTACCTGGCCGCGCATGGCACGCCGCGGGTGCTGGCCGACCTGGCCAGCCATGACTGCCTGGTAATCAAGGAACGCGACCACCCGTTCGGCC
This sequence is a window from Pseudomonas maumuensis. Protein-coding genes within it:
- a CDS encoding LysR substrate-binding domain-containing protein; this translates as MNNLPNLDDLDIFLQVARRASFAAVADERGMSAAFISKRIRLLEESLGVRLLHRTTRRVTVSEDGERVYQWAQQIFETLRRMDDDLNAGQREPAGQLRIASSLGLGRRFVAPALSELAARYPGLDIRLDVHDRLVDLIAEGVDLDIRVGNVIAPHLIAKPLARNRRVLCAAPGYLAAHGTPRVLADLASHDCLVIKERDHPFGLWHLEGPQGEESVRVTGGLSSNHGEVAHQWCLDGRGILLRSWWDVHDSIADGRLVQVLPEYQQAADIWAVYTAPLAGSAKVRVAVEFFRQYFAERYRLPD
- a CDS encoding BCCT family transporter, with the translated sequence MSPNNKKIDVFLIAVSLLAVLLTVIGLAAFPAQAENLANQLFEVATRTFGTSVQVLVFGSSLAVLYLAFSKYGNIRLGAGKPEYSTTTWVFMFICAGMGSSTLYWGVMEWAYYYQTPGLNIAPMSAKALEYSVSYSFFHWGISAWSIYALASLAMAYHFHVRKKSGLNLASIIEAVTGFKATGPVGRAVDLIFLLTMMGALTVSLALTASTLTRGLADLAGTPNTFTVQLLVIGAVALLFSLSSYIGIDGGLQRLSKMVCIGALVFAAIVLLVGPTQFTLNNTANSIGLMLQHYVQMSLFTDPAGDGAFTRNWTVFYWLWWVSYAPGVAMFVARVSRGRLIKEVVFALLLGGSFGCWFFFGALESYSMHQFINGQIDVPKLLGTLGGEAAVTDLLLALPWGTLFLAAYLFIMAVFCASHMDAAAYAVAATSTRNLREGEDPSPTLRLFWCVVLTLVPLAMLFAKASLSTMKTAVVLTAIPFMVILLVKIYGFFKWLAADYGQVPAYRIEEEATRLAGEEPQPQAPRSAAVLH
- a CDS encoding aromatic ring-hydroxylating oxygenase subunit alpha translates to MNDFKRLPADFCANPEEAFTLPAKFYTQAAVFEHEKEAIFARSWICVGHRSEVAEKNAYITRQVIGESIIVVRGRDDVLRAFYNVCPHRGHQLLEGSGKAKNVITCPYHAWTFKLDGELAHARNCENVANFDKDNSTLVQLRVEEYAGFIFINMDNDAGSVEDQLPGLQKRMREACAMIDDLHLAARFVSDTPANWKSIVDNYLECYHCAPAHPGFSDSVDVGQYSHSLHGNWTLQYGLAKPSEQSFKFDESVKDPSFAGFWAWPCTMFNVPPGANFMTVIYEFPVDAETTLQHYDVYFLNKDITEEQQKLIDWYREVFRPEDLRLVESVQKGLKSRGYRGQGRIMVDAQRSGVSEHGIAHFHNLIAVAHLDD
- a CDS encoding PDR/VanB family oxidoreductase; its protein translation is MAKQYEMFKVRVTGVEQATPQIKRFTLARADGGALPAFSGGSHVIVQMQSPCGSQFSNAYSLMSDPRQLHSYQIGVRLEEQSKGGSAFMHNQVAVGSELTISTPNNLFALNADAGRHVLIAGGIGITPFLAQLHELEGGATPYELHYAFRAPEHGAFQGDLEQGPHAGNTRFYIDSLDRKLDLAALCAGLADDAHLYVCGPKPLIDAVIATAAAAGIAESRVHWEQFAAAAPATGSAFTVVLARSGTELQVEEGMTILQAIEKSKAAKVECLCREGVCGTCETAILEGEAEHFDQYLSDEEKAAQQSMMLCVSRARSARLVLDL
- a CDS encoding tartrate dehydrogenase; the protein is MTKTFKIAAIPGDGIGNEVLPEGLRVVEAAARKHGLDLQFEFFEWASCDYYLAHGKMMPDDWLDQLKGFDALYFGAVGWPDKVPDHISLWGSLLKFRRDFDQYVNIRPVRLFPGVPCPLANKQPGDIDFVVIRENTEGEYSSLGGRMFEGTDNEFVLQESVFTRRGVDRILKYAFDVAQTRERKHVTSATKSNGMAVSMPYWDERTAAMAAHYPEISWDKQHIDILCARFVLQPERFDVVVASNLFGDILSDLGPACAGTIGIAPSANLNPERKFPSLFEPVHGSAPDIYGKNIANPIAMIWSGALMLEFLGQENNDARYQAAHDDILKAIETVIANGDTTRDMGGSRSTQEVGKAIAELLGA